The following proteins come from a genomic window of Gynuella sunshinyii YC6258:
- a CDS encoding non-ribosomal peptide synthetase, translating to MEKWFRISADHPILKHHRVYGQRMIPGLAYIDFIYQFFRAQGFSHVDLELRRLKIFSPLQADEGHEVRLHFHCQETGQGSWDVRIDGEQVINGQRHGDFRHYVSAEVHRIEAVSLDGRLDIQRIVSRSEKTVALDDIYRRMVDRELVHSGLMKSQGCIHIHESSLTVEVSLSPDAMTDAAQFMFHPALIDAAAVAAVASLVEGEDRLFLPLVIDSFRASEVFSSRCRVHLEMDSVHHKNELLFMDLLFFDDDDKQIAELKNFSVKLVRDAGFIDPERRLEPLTDQPVGRQARHDDQKATQAEQFLMEMMASLHNQRLEDLDPAREFHEMGLNSAGLLTLVSALETQLATQLSPTLLFEYSTISALAEYLTEHHERSLAALLSKGVQSTAAPAVSRRMDPPGAITARAEADDLSAGQKGLWALQKRHPAMSAYNVPLCFSVTDLNVDIFSSACAFVLRQYPILTAVIRESGGELRHVLQAEQEPYILQQDLRECPPGQLNDVISQAMKQPFSLDQGPLLKCYLFRLSDSETRVLINVHHIIFDGASIPLLMKTLFNGMQMLSNGQQPKVSHVSGSYQQFVQQQTDLMHSPEGRKRLSYWQQQLATPLPVLHLPVSQPRDNVHTAFAGRSISDHLPVSVAEKITGLARAARVSASTVLLGLYKILLLKYSDQRDIVVGIPFNERSQHRYEDVVGFLINMIPIRSQIRLENTFFEFLTGLQKTIVDGLAHSYPFAALIRSLEHDSSQTAPVFQTAFMYHDILKALSNSRHPFQWCEEVFQEGEYELALEVAETADTFILHWKYHPELFSADVIERMADHYRQLMDNVIARPELSLRDYSLLSPAERNRLLYDYNDTSVSYDKTLTVDQLFDIQVQQSPTATAVSDVGRTLSYTRLSGRVNEIADYLRARSSGGSNVHVAVCLHRSVDMVATLLGILRAGMTYIPLDPAFPEQRLNYILADSQASLIVTESDLMTKVTRLLQAATAANRAEVIVLDQPWPDVPATTVLPDNCRQTDNPLAYIIYTSGSTGRPKGVMVTHPALTNFLLSMANCPGMTGADTLLAVTTYSFDIAGLELFLPLIVGGHCYIADTATSRNAEQLKSAIQQLRPTIMQATPSTWSMLFHAGWQNTEQVRILCGGEALPESLKQRFCDSGSDAWNLFGPTETTIWSTLKQLENDQPVNIGKPIANTRIYILDQQQQLTPTGMAGELCIAGDGLAAGYWRRPELTAEKFIENPFEPGDRLYRTGDLARWTSSGELEYLGRLDFQVKLNGFRIELDDIESHMNRHPAIRQSAVVLHRRGEVSHLVGYYVPLQPHWQDINALKAHLQDGLPDYMIPAFFVPLEQMPLTLNGKVDRKSLMEREIVLVRQDDRSSSSQPLLEQQLLSIWKDVLGLEGIHVTDRLMDLGGNSVSAAILAERVSRHIGSGVTVTDLFTYPTIRKLGQYLEKQLPGNDPNVFPEPLSQSLNRSLSSPAEHPDYYHSSLAIVGISCQFPGAEDHWQFWQNLIDGRECTTRLSDEEIARLNLSAAVLNNSAYVPLSLMMPDKDAFDPEFFQISPANAAIMDPQFRQLLMHAWRAVEDAGYVPEDIARTAVFMSASNNFYPSFTGQLSAELQVMDHPQHYVSWILAQGGSIPTMISHQLGLTGASVFVHSNCSSSLTGLYFARQALQSGEVDYALVGGATLFDTFQAGYVHQPGLNFSSDGHCKAFDARADGMIAGEGAGVIMVRRTMDAIDNGDHIYCLLRGISINNDGNDKAGFYAPGVSGQSAVIHNVLQQTGIHPEDISYVEAHGTGTAIGDPIEVAALTQAFASQTRKQQFCAIGSVKPNIGHLDTVAGLAGCIKLAMSLYHKTFPPLINYQQANPGIDFEHSPFYVLEHPSHWKTEDLPKRAALSSFGIGGSNAHAILEEYRQHNANASTAAAPDHSLVLIPLSAMDQQQLHLGAARLLAFLRDRHSDVAIDRLAYTLQVGRKQMPARVGFVVSTVAELVEKLSAFVNGDGPISGLFQQPDQKAAEGTASDDDLRICIQQGRLEQLARLWTQGNDPDWKSLYQPQAHPLRMSLPGYVFKRTPYRYQNPLPRPSVSARQVEKLHPLVHRNDSDFERQQFTVVLNGEEFFLTDHVLGGKKILPGVAYLEMTRFAGEQSCRQPIVSIREVVWMQPVVVGQDPCELVVSLHDDAGQIRFEVHSDAANPILHSQGLLLTGSATQADDHVRTLDISAIRELCNQQYSQPWFYDRLMAVGADYGPAFQVIETLYQNDDQVLARLHLPEDTRFGNDEFFLHPSIMDAAFQLTDSLILQPQESGGYLPFYVKQIDVLRPTPSHGYVHVYFSPGSDRSGSVTRYDIDIADAAGHICISMKEFSARKLVEDELHHQMPRMVTGPEMFYLSPAWQHQPAQTNVSEEHPDDDHVVLLAGVTEGYIHSQSLPAGCRLVYLPHRLEPGQTDVVTFAQQVQADFQYGFEVIQSYLRSPSGKRLRILILVPGNIEHFAFHCLSGLLQTAQLESHRVLGKLVTVEALASYDADSLSAILRQEFYSGFEHVRVRYRPDFTRQIQLTEKLELPSRTVSPLKEGGVYWITGGSGKLGLQLASALMQQKRVNIVLTGRRPLSAPLQQALDSLNSDTGKAVEYWTADVSLVADTTRVVNRIRETYGCLNGIFHCAGVLRDAFILNKTAQDIQQVFAPKVHGLLAIDLATRHEPLDFMVLFSSVSAVFGNIGQADYAAANGFMDAFAGYRNFLQTQGQRYGRTFAIDWSLWQDGGMQIDADNQRALLLKQGVAAMPTEAGVDALLRILSSDREQVIAMAGDRQVMASVYLDNHNTRSEVSIEPVTHSLPVTELTDRVQASLRHIAAQLVDVDENSFDEGKAFGAYGFDSISFTLFTNQLNELYGLEDRQGRALAPTAFFEYPDISALTGYLLDQYQDSIQHHFSDLPEPSPATPSVPKICGDSGESLLPRTSHAEPSVSVQRSPSRSTGDDIAIIGMSGKFPQASDIDEYWQNLVAGRDCISEIPQQRWSWQALWHDSETASPSMKWGGFIEGYGDFDPLFFGISPRDAEIMDPAQRLLLMHSWLAIEDAGYAASRLSGSRTAVFVGIGNSGYGDRLTACETDINGQTVIATVPSMGPSRVSHFLNLRGPSEPVDTACSSSLVAIHRGVNAILHDDADMAIVGGVQGMFSPAVHISFAKAGMLSPDGRCKTFSDQADGYVRGEGIGILILKKLASAEHDQDRIYGIIKASAENHGGRGNSLTAPNPEAQTELLVSAYTRAGVDPRSIGYIEAHGTGTALGDPIEINSLKAAFQRLYQRIGVTIPDHQHRCGIGSVKTNIGHLELAAGVAGVIKVLLQMQHRTLVPSLHGQPLNSHIHLQDSPFYLVTEQQPWQRTTDANGDPVPLRAGISSFGFGGVNAHVVLEEYQPVAKPIPAVETGQGVIIVLSARTRERLHAYALKLLQFMDSEPWQQPEVTLASLAYTLQTGREAMSQRLAFVAHSREDVREYLQAYLAGADHCDQPYATHRDQPDAPLMDMHAIAARWAKGADIDWQNLYRNGTPRKIRVPAYPFATEKYWLQPDREPYQPVRNDLHMTDRELNLKLSNEFAALLDAISKP from the coding sequence ATGGAGAAATGGTTCAGAATCAGCGCTGATCACCCCATACTGAAACACCATCGGGTGTATGGTCAGCGAATGATACCCGGTCTTGCCTATATTGACTTTATTTACCAGTTTTTCAGGGCTCAGGGTTTTTCCCATGTCGATCTTGAACTGCGTCGGCTGAAGATATTCTCGCCTCTACAGGCAGATGAAGGTCATGAAGTTCGCCTGCATTTTCACTGCCAGGAAACGGGGCAGGGGAGCTGGGATGTCCGCATCGATGGAGAGCAGGTCATAAACGGCCAGCGGCATGGTGATTTCAGACATTATGTCAGCGCCGAAGTGCATCGCATCGAAGCGGTCAGCTTGGATGGCCGACTGGATATTCAACGGATTGTCAGCCGCTCTGAAAAAACCGTTGCACTGGACGATATCTATCGCCGCATGGTGGACCGGGAGCTGGTTCATTCCGGTTTGATGAAATCGCAGGGATGCATCCACATTCACGAATCCAGCCTCACCGTTGAGGTATCGTTATCGCCTGATGCCATGACGGATGCCGCGCAGTTTATGTTTCATCCGGCGCTGATTGATGCTGCTGCCGTGGCCGCGGTTGCGTCACTGGTGGAGGGTGAAGACCGGCTGTTTCTGCCGCTGGTCATCGATAGCTTTCGGGCATCAGAAGTATTTTCCAGCCGTTGCCGGGTTCATCTGGAGATGGATTCAGTTCACCATAAAAACGAACTGCTGTTTATGGATCTGTTGTTCTTCGACGATGATGACAAGCAGATTGCCGAGCTGAAGAATTTTTCGGTCAAACTGGTCAGAGATGCAGGATTTATTGATCCGGAGCGTCGTCTTGAACCGCTGACTGATCAGCCCGTCGGGCGACAGGCAAGGCATGATGACCAGAAGGCCACCCAGGCTGAACAGTTTCTTATGGAAATGATGGCCTCGCTGCATAACCAGCGGCTGGAGGATCTTGATCCCGCCCGGGAATTCCACGAAATGGGATTGAACTCAGCCGGCCTGTTGACCCTGGTGTCGGCGCTGGAAACACAGTTAGCCACACAACTATCACCCACGTTATTATTTGAATATTCCACGATCTCGGCTCTGGCCGAATATCTGACCGAACATCATGAACGTTCATTGGCAGCACTGTTGTCCAAAGGTGTACAAAGTACCGCAGCCCCTGCTGTTTCCCGCAGAATGGATCCACCCGGCGCTATCACGGCCAGGGCTGAGGCTGATGATTTATCGGCAGGGCAAAAAGGACTCTGGGCGTTACAAAAACGTCATCCGGCCATGAGCGCCTACAACGTTCCTTTGTGTTTCTCCGTGACCGATCTCAATGTCGACATTTTCAGCAGCGCCTGTGCATTTGTGCTCAGGCAGTATCCGATATTGACTGCCGTTATTCGCGAGTCTGGTGGTGAACTCAGGCATGTGCTGCAAGCGGAGCAGGAGCCGTATATTCTGCAACAGGATCTGCGTGAATGCCCACCCGGACAGCTAAATGACGTGATTTCCCAGGCCATGAAACAACCCTTCAGCCTGGATCAGGGACCGTTGTTGAAATGTTACCTGTTCCGTCTTTCAGACAGTGAAACCAGGGTATTAATCAATGTCCATCATATTATTTTTGATGGTGCATCTATCCCGCTGCTGATGAAAACATTGTTCAATGGCATGCAAATGCTGTCAAACGGCCAGCAACCAAAGGTATCGCATGTGTCTGGCAGCTATCAGCAGTTTGTGCAGCAACAAACTGATTTGATGCACAGCCCTGAAGGCCGGAAACGCCTGTCATACTGGCAGCAACAGCTTGCCACGCCATTGCCGGTATTACACCTGCCGGTCAGCCAGCCTCGTGATAACGTACACACGGCCTTTGCCGGCCGCAGCATCAGCGACCATCTTCCGGTGTCCGTGGCTGAAAAAATAACCGGGCTTGCCAGAGCCGCACGGGTTTCTGCGTCCACGGTGCTGTTGGGGCTATATAAAATACTGTTGCTGAAGTACAGCGATCAGCGGGATATCGTTGTCGGCATACCGTTCAATGAAAGAAGTCAGCATCGGTACGAAGATGTCGTTGGTTTTTTGATTAACATGATTCCCATTCGGAGTCAGATCCGGCTTGAAAATACCTTCTTCGAGTTTCTGACCGGACTGCAGAAAACCATTGTAGACGGCCTTGCCCACAGCTATCCGTTTGCAGCATTGATCCGTTCACTGGAACACGACTCTTCACAAACCGCTCCGGTGTTTCAAACCGCCTTCATGTATCACGACATTCTGAAAGCACTCAGCAACAGCCGTCATCCGTTTCAGTGGTGTGAAGAGGTTTTTCAGGAGGGTGAATATGAACTGGCGCTGGAAGTGGCAGAAACGGCAGATACCTTCATATTGCATTGGAAATACCATCCTGAATTGTTTAGTGCCGATGTGATTGAACGCATGGCAGATCATTATCGGCAGCTGATGGATAACGTCATTGCCCGGCCTGAATTGTCCCTGCGAGATTATTCGCTGCTGTCTCCGGCAGAACGAAACAGGCTTTTGTACGATTACAACGACACTTCGGTCAGCTACGACAAAACCCTGACCGTGGATCAGCTGTTCGATATTCAGGTGCAGCAATCACCCACAGCCACCGCAGTGAGTGATGTCGGGCGAACACTGAGTTATACCCGGCTATCCGGCAGGGTGAATGAAATCGCCGATTATCTGCGTGCACGCAGTAGCGGCGGCAGCAATGTTCATGTTGCCGTCTGCCTGCATCGTTCCGTCGACATGGTAGCCACTTTGCTTGGGATTCTGCGCGCGGGCATGACCTATATCCCACTGGATCCGGCATTTCCGGAACAGCGGCTGAACTATATTCTGGCTGACAGTCAGGCGAGCCTCATCGTGACTGAATCAGATCTGATGACGAAGGTTACCCGGCTGCTTCAGGCGGCCACCGCCGCAAACCGGGCTGAAGTCATCGTGCTGGATCAGCCCTGGCCGGATGTGCCGGCAACGACTGTATTGCCGGACAATTGCCGGCAAACAGACAACCCGCTGGCGTATATCATTTACACCTCGGGCAGCACCGGCCGGCCGAAAGGGGTGATGGTGACACACCCGGCCCTGACCAATTTTCTGTTGTCGATGGCAAATTGTCCGGGGATGACCGGTGCCGACACACTGCTGGCGGTCACCACTTACAGTTTTGATATTGCCGGTCTGGAATTGTTCTTACCGTTGATCGTTGGTGGTCATTGTTATATTGCGGATACCGCGACCAGCCGCAATGCCGAACAGCTGAAAAGCGCTATTCAGCAACTCAGACCGACCATCATGCAGGCGACCCCTTCGACCTGGAGCATGCTGTTTCATGCCGGCTGGCAGAATACCGAACAGGTCAGAATTCTGTGTGGCGGCGAGGCGTTGCCGGAATCACTCAAACAGCGTTTCTGCGACAGTGGCAGTGACGCCTGGAACCTGTTTGGTCCGACTGAAACCACCATCTGGTCGACCTTGAAACAGCTTGAAAACGATCAGCCGGTCAACATTGGCAAACCGATTGCCAACACCCGGATCTATATTCTGGATCAACAGCAACAGCTGACCCCGACCGGAATGGCCGGCGAGCTTTGTATTGCCGGCGATGGCCTGGCAGCCGGTTATTGGCGACGCCCGGAACTGACCGCGGAAAAATTTATCGAAAATCCGTTTGAGCCGGGTGATCGGCTGTATCGAACCGGAGATCTGGCGCGATGGACAAGCTCCGGCGAGCTGGAATATCTGGGGCGACTGGATTTTCAGGTCAAACTCAACGGCTTTCGTATCGAACTGGATGACATCGAGAGCCATATGAACCGGCATCCGGCTATCCGGCAAAGCGCTGTCGTATTGCATCGACGTGGGGAAGTCAGCCACCTGGTCGGCTACTACGTTCCGTTGCAGCCCCATTGGCAGGACATCAACGCGCTTAAGGCACATCTTCAGGATGGGTTGCCGGATTATATGATCCCGGCCTTTTTCGTCCCTTTGGAGCAGATGCCTCTGACTCTTAACGGCAAGGTTGATCGCAAGTCGCTGATGGAACGGGAGATTGTGCTGGTGCGTCAGGATGACCGCTCGTCTTCCTCGCAACCGCTGCTGGAACAACAGTTGTTGAGCATCTGGAAAGATGTGCTGGGACTGGAGGGTATTCACGTGACCGACCGTTTGATGGATCTGGGCGGAAACTCGGTGTCAGCAGCGATTCTGGCAGAACGCGTCAGTCGCCACATTGGTTCGGGAGTTACCGTAACCGATCTGTTCACCTACCCGACGATTCGCAAGCTGGGCCAGTACCTTGAAAAACAGCTACCGGGCAATGACCCGAATGTATTCCCAGAGCCGTTATCGCAGTCGCTGAACCGGTCATTATCGTCTCCGGCTGAGCATCCCGACTATTATCACTCCAGTCTGGCGATTGTTGGCATATCCTGTCAGTTTCCAGGCGCGGAGGATCATTGGCAGTTCTGGCAGAACCTCATCGATGGCCGCGAGTGCACGACACGGTTATCTGATGAAGAGATTGCCAGACTGAACTTATCGGCCGCGGTGCTGAACAATTCTGCCTACGTGCCGTTGTCTTTGATGATGCCGGACAAAGATGCTTTCGATCCCGAGTTCTTTCAAATTTCTCCCGCCAACGCCGCCATTATGGACCCGCAGTTCCGGCAGTTATTGATGCACGCCTGGCGGGCTGTCGAAGACGCCGGTTATGTTCCGGAAGACATTGCCAGAACAGCGGTTTTCATGTCTGCCAGCAACAACTTTTATCCATCATTCACCGGACAGCTGAGTGCTGAACTTCAGGTGATGGATCATCCGCAGCACTACGTTTCCTGGATACTGGCTCAAGGCGGCAGTATCCCGACGATGATTTCCCATCAGCTGGGCTTGACCGGTGCCAGTGTGTTTGTGCATTCCAATTGTTCTTCTTCCCTGACCGGTCTGTACTTTGCGCGTCAGGCATTGCAATCCGGCGAGGTGGATTACGCACTGGTGGGCGGTGCCACATTATTCGACACCTTTCAGGCGGGATATGTGCATCAGCCGGGACTGAATTTTTCCAGCGATGGTCACTGCAAAGCCTTTGATGCACGCGCAGACGGCATGATTGCCGGTGAAGGGGCAGGGGTGATCATGGTTCGCCGGACCATGGATGCCATCGACAATGGTGATCATATTTACTGTTTGCTGCGGGGCATCAGTATTAATAATGATGGTAATGACAAGGCCGGTTTCTATGCCCCCGGTGTCAGTGGTCAGTCTGCCGTCATTCACAACGTGTTGCAGCAAACCGGCATACATCCCGAAGACATCAGTTACGTGGAGGCCCATGGCACCGGCACGGCGATTGGTGATCCCATTGAAGTGGCCGCCCTCACTCAGGCGTTTGCCAGCCAGACCCGCAAACAACAGTTTTGCGCCATTGGCTCGGTTAAACCCAATATCGGCCATCTGGACACCGTTGCCGGGCTGGCCGGTTGCATCAAACTGGCCATGAGCCTGTATCACAAAACATTTCCGCCATTAATCAACTATCAACAGGCGAATCCCGGTATTGATTTTGAGCATTCTCCGTTTTATGTGCTTGAACACCCCAGTCACTGGAAAACGGAGGATCTACCCAAACGGGCGGCGCTGAGTTCCTTTGGGATTGGCGGCTCCAATGCCCATGCCATCCTGGAGGAATATCGTCAGCACAATGCCAATGCTTCAACCGCAGCGGCCCCGGATCATTCATTGGTCCTCATTCCGCTGTCAGCCATGGACCAACAGCAGCTGCATCTGGGGGCCGCAAGGTTGCTGGCATTTTTGCGTGATCGTCACAGTGATGTGGCTATTGACCGGCTCGCCTATACCTTGCAGGTTGGCCGTAAACAGATGCCTGCCAGAGTCGGGTTTGTGGTATCCACCGTGGCAGAGTTGGTTGAAAAACTGTCGGCCTTTGTGAACGGTGATGGACCAATAAGCGGGCTGTTTCAGCAACCTGACCAGAAGGCAGCTGAGGGAACCGCATCCGACGATGACCTTCGTATCTGTATTCAACAGGGGCGGTTGGAGCAACTGGCCAGGCTCTGGACTCAGGGGAATGATCCAGACTGGAAGAGTCTGTATCAGCCGCAGGCTCATCCACTGCGAATGTCCCTGCCGGGCTATGTTTTCAAACGGACACCTTATCGATATCAGAACCCGTTACCCCGGCCATCGGTCAGTGCCCGGCAAGTGGAAAAGCTGCACCCGTTAGTCCATCGCAATGATTCCGACTTTGAACGACAGCAATTTACCGTGGTGTTGAATGGCGAAGAGTTTTTCCTGACGGATCATGTGCTCGGTGGCAAAAAGATTCTGCCGGGCGTTGCCTATCTGGAAATGACCCGGTTTGCCGGCGAACAGTCCTGCCGGCAGCCGATTGTGTCTATCCGTGAGGTGGTATGGATGCAACCGGTGGTGGTGGGGCAGGATCCATGTGAGCTGGTTGTGAGTCTGCATGACGACGCCGGACAAATCCGTTTTGAAGTACACAGCGATGCCGCCAACCCCATTCTTCACAGTCAGGGACTATTACTGACCGGTTCGGCAACGCAGGCGGATGATCATGTCCGCACCCTGGATATTTCCGCTATCCGGGAGCTCTGTAACCAACAATATTCACAACCCTGGTTTTATGACCGGCTGATGGCGGTGGGGGCTGACTATGGCCCGGCGTTTCAGGTTATTGAGACCTTGTATCAGAATGATGATCAGGTGCTCGCCAGACTGCATCTGCCGGAGGACACCCGCTTCGGCAATGACGAGTTTTTCCTGCATCCAAGCATTATGGACGCAGCCTTTCAGTTAACAGACAGCCTGATTTTACAGCCACAGGAAAGCGGTGGTTATCTGCCGTTTTACGTCAAACAGATCGATGTGCTGCGACCCACCCCCAGTCACGGTTATGTCCATGTGTATTTCAGCCCAGGGTCAGACCGTAGCGGTTCGGTAACCCGTTATGATATCGATATCGCCGATGCCGCCGGCCATATTTGCATCTCCATGAAGGAATTCAGCGCCCGGAAGCTGGTGGAGGATGAGCTTCATCACCAGATGCCCCGGATGGTCACCGGGCCGGAAATGTTCTATCTCAGTCCCGCCTGGCAACATCAGCCTGCGCAGACAAATGTGTCTGAAGAACATCCGGATGATGACCATGTTGTGCTGCTGGCCGGTGTCACTGAAGGTTATATCCATTCGCAGAGCCTGCCTGCCGGTTGCCGGCTTGTTTATTTGCCGCACCGATTGGAACCAGGGCAGACTGACGTTGTGACGTTTGCTCAACAGGTTCAGGCGGATTTTCAATACGGCTTTGAGGTCATTCAGAGCTACCTGCGCAGTCCATCCGGTAAGCGCCTGCGAATACTGATTCTTGTACCCGGGAACATCGAACATTTTGCCTTCCATTGCCTGTCCGGCTTGCTGCAAACCGCTCAGCTGGAGAGTCACCGGGTGCTGGGTAAGCTGGTGACCGTCGAAGCGCTGGCAAGTTATGACGCGGATAGCCTGTCAGCCATCTTAAGGCAGGAGTTTTACAGTGGTTTCGAACATGTCCGGGTGCGCTACCGCCCGGATTTCACCCGGCAAATTCAACTGACCGAAAAACTGGAGCTGCCATCCCGCACCGTCAGCCCGCTCAAGGAAGGCGGCGTGTACTGGATTACCGGGGGCTCCGGCAAGCTTGGGCTGCAACTGGCGAGTGCTCTGATGCAGCAAAAACGGGTCAACATTGTTCTGACCGGCCGCCGGCCGCTGTCAGCGCCGTTGCAACAGGCTCTGGATAGCCTGAATAGTGACACTGGCAAGGCCGTCGAATACTGGACGGCAGATGTCAGTCTGGTGGCAGATACCACTCGGGTGGTCAACCGGATACGGGAAACGTATGGCTGCCTCAATGGCATTTTTCACTGCGCCGGCGTGCTGCGCGATGCATTTATCCTGAATAAAACCGCCCAGGACATTCAACAGGTCTTCGCGCCGAAAGTGCACGGCCTGCTGGCCATCGATCTGGCAACCCGGCATGAACCTTTGGATTTCATGGTGTTGTTTTCTTCGGTATCCGCCGTGTTTGGCAATATCGGGCAGGCCGATTATGCCGCTGCCAATGGGTTCATGGATGCGTTTGCCGGCTATCGTAATTTTCTCCAGACACAGGGACAGCGGTATGGCAGAACCTTCGCCATCGACTGGTCGCTGTGGCAGGACGGCGGTATGCAGATAGACGCTGACAATCAACGTGCGCTGTTGCTGAAACAGGGGGTTGCCGCCATGCCAACGGAGGCCGGAGTCGATGCCCTGCTGCGGATTCTGAGCAGTGATCGGGAGCAGGTGATCGCCATGGCTGGCGACCGTCAGGTAATGGCAAGTGTTTATCTTGATAACCATAACACCCGGTCCGAAGTCTCAATCGAGCCCGTTACTCACTCGCTTCCGGTAACGGAGCTGACAGACAGAGTACAGGCATCGTTACGGCATATTGCCGCGCAACTGGTCGATGTTGATGAAAACAGCTTTGATGAAGGCAAGGCATTTGGTGCTTATGGTTTTGATTCCATCTCTTTCACACTGTTCACCAATCAACTGAACGAGTTGTATGGATTGGAGGATCGTCAGGGCCGTGCGCTGGCACCGACGGCTTTTTTTGAATATCCAGACATCAGTGCGCTGACCGGTTACCTGCTTGACCAATACCAGGACAGCATTCAACACCATTTTTCTGACCTGCCTGAGCCTTCTCCGGCGACTCCGTCAGTGCCGAAGATTTGCGGCGATTCCGGTGAATCACTATTACCCCGGACAAGTCATGCCGAGCCATCGGTCTCTGTTCAGAGATCACCATCCCGATCAACCGGTGACGATATCGCCATTATCGGCATGAGCGGAAAATTTCCGCAGGCCAGCGACATCGATGAATACTGGCAGAATCTGGTAGCGGGTCGGGACTGTATCAGCGAAATCCCGCAACAGCGTTGGAGCTGGCAGGCTCTGTGGCATGATTCGGAAACTGCGTCGCCGAGTATGAAGTGGGGCGGATTTATCGAGGGTTATGGGGATTTCGATCCGCTGTTCTTCGGCATATCGCCACGCGATGCGGAAATCATGGATCCGGCACAGCGGCTGTTATTGATGCACAGCTGGCTCGCCATAGAAGACGCCGGCTATGCCGCATCCCGGTTATCCGGCAGCAGGACCGCCGTATTCGTTGGCATTGGCAACAGTGGCTATGGGGACCGGCTGACAGCCTGTGAAACGGACATCAACGGCCAGACCGTGATTGCCACGGTGCCTTCCATGGGACCAAGCCGGGTCAGTCATTTTCTGAATCTGCGGGGGCCGAGCGAACCGGTGGATACGGCCTGTTCCTCCTCTCTGGTGGCCATTCACCGGGGTGTGAACGCCATTCTCCATGACGATGCGGATATGGCCATCGTTGGAGGTGTCCAGGGGATGTTTTCTCCGGCGGTGCACATCAGTTTTGCCAAAGCCGGCATGTTATCGCCGGATGGACGCTGCAAGACTTTCTCAGATCAGGCCGATGGCTATGTGCGCGGCGAGGGCATAGGCATCCTGATATTGAAAAAGCTGGCTTCTGCGGAACACGATCAGGACCGGATCTACGGAATCATCAAAGCCAGTGCCGAAAATCATGGCGGTCGTGGCAACAGTCTGACCGCACCGAATCCCGAGGCGCAGACCGAACTGCTGGTATCCGCCTACACCCGCGCCGGGGTCGATCCCCGCAGTATCGGCTATATCGAAGCCCACGGTACCGGCACCGCCCTTGGTGATCCGATTGAAATCAACAGCCTGAAAGCCGCTTTTCAGAGGTTATATCAGCGTATCGGGGTCACCATCCCTGACCATCAACATCGTTGTGGCATCGGTTCGGTCAAAACCAATATCGGTCATCTGGAACTGGCAGCGGGTGTGGCCGGTGTCATAAAAGTCCTGCTGCAAATGCAGCACCGGACGCTGGTTCCGTCGCTGCATGGTCAGCCACTCAACTCCCATATTCATCTGCAGGACAGCCCGTTTTATCTGGTCACAGAACAACAGCCCTGGCAGCGGACCACAGACGCCAATGGCGATCCGGTGCCATTGCGTGCCGGCATCAGTTCGTTTGGCTTTGGTGGCGTTAATGCACATGTGGTGCTGGAAGAGTATCAGCCGGTGGCAAAACCGATACCGGCAGTGGAGACCGGACAGGGTGTGATCATTGTGTTATCGGCCAGAACCCGGGAACGGCTCCACGCTTATGCCCTTAAGCTGTTGCAGTTTATGGATTCAGAGCCATGGCAACAGCCTGAGGTCACCCTGGCGAGTCTGGCTTACACCCTGCAAACCGGTCGAGAGGCCATGTCACAGCGGCTGGCATTTGTGGCTCATAGCAGAGAAGACGTGCGGGAATATCTACAGGCCTATTTGGCCGGCGCGGATCACTGTGATCAGCCGTATGCAACGCACAGAGATCAACCCGATGCCCCGCTAATGGATATGCATGCCATAGCCGCCCGTTGGGCGAAGGGCGCGGATATCGATTGGCAGAATCTGTATCGCAACGGGACGCCTCGCAAAATCAGAGTGCCTGCCTATCCATTTGCTACAGAAAAATACTGGCTGCAACCGGATCGCGAACCGTATCAGCCTGTTCGCAATGATCTGCATATGACTGATCGGGAACTCAATCTGAAGTTATCAAATGAGTTTGCAGCCTTACTGGATGCAATCAGTAAACCCTGA